A genome region from Triticum aestivum cultivar Chinese Spring chromosome 2B, IWGSC CS RefSeq v2.1, whole genome shotgun sequence includes the following:
- the LOC123039053 gene encoding autophagy-related protein 18d-like gives MDLSFGPSVMASTSSSSELPDGTVLVPAPLVHVAFNQHGTHFVAATATDFHVFSCHPLERVMRRRGSGGCTFKVTSAQLLTRSQLAVATRRPSAVSGAVDGHVIDFWNGMCKPKDARTNTVRSLCGAVGGFRLRGDHMLVAGEGTATLFDGVHWEKEVTTGPNPLGLCAMEEPNGPATLVYALPLPEAGMVQVRRRGRASSVSVHAHGSGVACLALSPDGRLLATAGTRGTLLRIFSTADGTKLQELRRGTEGADIHCIAFSHDSKWLAVSSDKATVHVFSINDFNLTSSTLEEDHASNDLLAAPLVLPSSPAPATTNQISSRMSFLKGYLPTYFSSKWSFAQFRIPNAWTKFYRCEFDPVKGGDMVPGVYHENFMDL, from the exons ATGGATCTATCGTTCGGCCCGTCGGTCATGGCGTCTACGTCGTCTTCCTCCGAGCTGCCGGACGGAACAGTCCTAGTCCCCGCTCCGCTCGTCCACGTCGCCTTCAACCAGCACGGCACGCACTTCGTCGCGGCCACGGCCACCGACTTCCACGTATTCTCCTGCCACCCCCTCGAGCGCGTCATGCGCCGGCGTGGCTCCGGCGGCTGCACGTTCAAGGTGACCTCCGCCCAGCTGCTCACGCGGTCTCAGCTGGCCGTCGCGACGCGGAGGCCCAGCGCCGTCAGCGGCGCCGTCGACGGACACGTCATCGACTTCTGGAACGGCATGTGCAAGCCCAAGGACGCCAGGACCAACACCGTCAGGAGCCTGTGCGGCGCCGTGGGCGGCTTCCGCCTGCGGGGCGACCAcatgctcgtcgccggcgaggggacGGCCACGCTGTTTGACGGCGTCCACTGGGAGAAGGAGGTGACGACGGGGCCCAACCCGCTGGGGCTGTGCGCCATGGAGGAGCCGAATGGGCCTGCGACGCTCGTCTACGCCCTGCCGCTGCCGGAGGCGGGAATGGTGCAGGTCCGCCGGCGCGGCAGGGCCAGCAGCGTCAGCGTGCACGCGCACGGCTCGGGCGTGGCGTGCCTCGCGCTGTCCCCCGACGGACGGCTGCTCGCCACCGCCGGCACCCGAGGCACGCTCCTGCGCATCTTCAGCACCGCCGACGGCACAAAGCTGCAAGAG CTGAGAAGAGGCACCGAAGGGGCAGACATCCACTGCATCGCCTTCTCCCACGACTCCAAATGGTTAGCGGTGTCCAGCGACAAGGCAACGGTGCACGTTTTTAGCATCAATGACTTTAACCTCACAAGCTCCACTCTCGAGGAAGACCATGCCAGCAATGACCTTCTGGCGGCACCACTAGTACTACCATCTTCTCCCGCACCCGCAACAACCAACCAGATCTCGTCACGCATGTCATTTTTGAAAG GCTACCTGCCGACGTATTTCAGCTCAAAGTGGTCGTTTGCCCAGTTCCGGATCCCTAACGCCTGGACCAA GTTCTACCGCTGCGAGTTCGATCCGGTGAAAGGAGGCGACATGGTGCCGGGGGTGTACCACGAGAACTTCATGGACCTGTGA